From the genome of Candidatus Binataceae bacterium, one region includes:
- a CDS encoding isocitrate/isopropylmalate family dehydrogenase, translated as MLPGDDTAPETVAAAMAVMRALGVAIDFVEFPPGEEWIRGETDKAARAAIDASDSTLFGSTSGKTNAILHLRWGRQTYANVRPCRYWKGFRSPLAKPDGIDFVIVRENLEDLYLGLEGPLEALAPLHLRSRILRRELDTSERGIYAIKVITERKTRQVAHFAAKLAMRRKAAGYPGKLTCTSKYNMLRESDGLFRKIVEEVAAGYPEITYEEFIVDDFARRLVQSAHDLDVVVMPNLYGDILSDAAAGTIGGLGVAPSGCYGDDYAYFESVHGTAPDILGMGIINPTATMLSAAMMLDYLGFGDESKRFENAIRKVYAEGKVLTPDQGGRGTTIEFTRAVIGNL; from the coding sequence GTGCTGCCGGGGGACGATACCGCGCCGGAGACCGTCGCCGCCGCCATGGCGGTGATGCGCGCGCTCGGCGTCGCGATCGATTTTGTCGAGTTTCCGCCGGGTGAGGAGTGGATCCGTGGTGAGACCGACAAAGCCGCGCGCGCCGCGATCGACGCGTCGGACTCGACGCTGTTCGGCTCGACCAGCGGCAAAACCAACGCGATTCTGCATCTGCGCTGGGGGCGGCAGACCTACGCCAACGTGCGGCCGTGCCGCTATTGGAAAGGGTTTCGCAGTCCGCTGGCGAAGCCGGATGGGATCGATTTCGTGATCGTGCGCGAGAATCTCGAAGACCTCTATCTGGGTCTCGAAGGGCCGCTCGAAGCGCTCGCGCCGCTCCATCTGCGCAGCCGCATCCTGCGCCGCGAGCTGGATACTTCCGAACGGGGCATCTACGCGATCAAGGTGATCACGGAGCGCAAAACCCGGCAGGTCGCGCACTTCGCCGCGAAGCTCGCGATGCGCCGCAAGGCCGCGGGCTATCCGGGAAAGCTCACCTGCACGTCGAAATACAACATGCTGCGCGAGAGCGACGGGCTGTTCCGCAAAATCGTCGAGGAAGTCGCCGCGGGCTATCCGGAAATCACATACGAAGAGTTCATCGTCGATGATTTTGCGCGGCGGCTCGTGCAGAGCGCGCACGACCTCGACGTCGTGGTGATGCCGAATCTCTACGGCGACATCCTCTCGGACGCGGCGGCGGGCACGATCGGCGGTCTCGGCGTCGCGCCTTCGGGCTGTTACGGCGACGACTACGCCTACTTCGAGTCGGTGCACGGGACCGCGCCCGATATCCTGGGTATGGGCATCATCAATCCCACCGCGACGATGCTCTCTGCGGCGATGATGCTCGATTACCTGGGCTTCGGCGATGAATCGAAACGCTTCGAGAACGCAATCCGCAAAGTCTATGCAGAGGGCAAAGTGCTGACCCCGGATCAGGGCGGGAGGGGGACGACGATCGAGTTCACGCGCGCGGTGATTGGGAATCTGTGA
- a CDS encoding CaiB/BaiF CoA-transferase family protein produces the protein MPLTLDGLTVIDLTQNVAGPYCTELLGDFGASVIKIERPGKGDDARGFAPDWRGESATYLAYNRNKKSICIDLDNLRGREIVHRLSRSADIFVHALRPGSAESRGFGYVELSAENPRLIYASISGFGEQGPLRSLPGYDPLGQAYSGIISMNGHPGAPPARVVVPIIDMGAGLWLFTGILAALLDRAKTGKGAKVATSLLETGVAWTTLLMAGYQATGIVPGPAGSASPAAAPYEAFQTADGWIQIAAGNDRLFARLCEVLDCPALAADARFLTNADRVPRRIELHDILEQETQRFSAEQLMGLLRTAGVPASVINTLDKVFADEQVNTLGMLPPVEAGFRIPEMKFVDIPLTIDGERSSRRLMPPRLGEHTEEVLNDAGYSAAEIASLRSEGAIG, from the coding sequence ATGCCTCTGACACTCGACGGACTCACGGTCATTGATCTGACGCAGAACGTCGCCGGGCCGTACTGCACCGAGCTGCTCGGCGACTTCGGCGCCTCGGTGATCAAGATTGAGCGGCCGGGCAAGGGCGACGACGCGCGCGGCTTCGCGCCGGATTGGCGCGGCGAATCCGCGACCTATCTCGCCTACAACCGCAACAAGAAAAGCATCTGTATCGATCTGGATAATCTGCGCGGACGTGAAATCGTCCATCGTCTCAGCCGGAGCGCCGATATTTTCGTCCATGCGCTGAGGCCCGGTAGCGCCGAGTCGCGCGGCTTCGGCTACGTGGAGTTGAGCGCGGAAAATCCGCGACTGATCTACGCTTCGATCAGCGGCTTCGGCGAGCAGGGGCCGCTGCGCAGCCTGCCGGGTTACGATCCGCTGGGGCAGGCCTACTCGGGAATTATCAGCATGAACGGTCATCCGGGGGCGCCGCCGGCGCGGGTCGTCGTGCCGATTATCGATATGGGCGCGGGCTTATGGCTGTTTACCGGAATTCTCGCGGCGCTGCTCGATCGCGCGAAGACTGGCAAGGGCGCGAAGGTGGCGACCAGCCTGCTCGAGACCGGCGTCGCGTGGACGACCCTGCTGATGGCCGGCTATCAGGCGACGGGCATCGTGCCGGGTCCTGCCGGATCGGCGTCGCCTGCGGCGGCGCCCTACGAGGCCTTCCAGACCGCCGACGGCTGGATTCAGATCGCGGCGGGGAATGATCGTCTATTTGCGCGGCTATGCGAGGTGCTGGATTGCCCGGCGCTCGCTGCCGATGCGCGCTTCCTCACCAATGCCGATCGCGTCCCGCGCCGCATCGAACTGCACGACATCCTCGAACAGGAGACGCAGCGCTTCAGCGCGGAGCAGTTGATGGGGCTGCTGCGCACGGCGGGCGTGCCTGCGAGCGTAATCAACACGCTCGACAAGGTCTTTGCGGACGAGCAGGTCAACACGCTCGGGATGCTGCCGCCGGTCGAGGCAGGCTTCCGCATCCCTGAGATGAAGTTCGTCGACATTCCGCTGACGATCGACGGCGAACGGTCGAGCCGGCGGCTGATGCCGCCGCGGCTGGGTGAGCATACGGAGGAAGTGCTGAACGACGCGGGCTACTCCGCCGCGGAGATCGCGAGCCTGCGATCGGAGGGCGCGATCGGTTGA
- the tilS gene encoding tRNA lysidine(34) synthetase TilS: MIQPLARALERAKLAPDRLILAAVSGGPDSVAMLHALKALQPRGRFRLAAAHFNHHLRGSESARDEQFVRQLCDRLEVELVVGQTRLTAGANLEERARELRHAFLKRVADRLDASLIALAHQADDQAETVLMRLLRGAGVAGLSAMKEAGPGRLWRPLLTVKRAALVAYLDQIGAAWTTDSSNASRLILRNRIRHTLLPMLERDFAPGLAERLTELAAEMRALDGFITDAARTELASRRAGEGLTVLGFGDLDFALADATLREFLRERLSGLRHISRDHIEMMRGLCSGANPSGRVVLPGGWRLRRQYDFAELERTAPPAPLRGLTEPIQLACCGRTEVGASGFIFEARLLDLGTDGPVPLPADPMEALFDTAQLRGPLWVRSFRAGDRISPHGMTGSRKVQELFVDRKLPRDLRAVWPLVTSGETIVWIPGIVRSRSALITFAHQEIPAGRKVLHLRALSTRRREITSLLKNPATC; this comes from the coding sequence GTGATCCAGCCGCTCGCACGCGCACTCGAGCGCGCCAAGCTGGCGCCTGACCGTCTGATCCTCGCGGCAGTCTCGGGTGGTCCCGATTCCGTCGCGATGCTCCACGCACTCAAGGCGCTGCAGCCTCGAGGGCGTTTCCGCCTCGCTGCGGCGCATTTCAACCACCACCTGCGCGGGAGCGAAAGCGCTCGCGACGAGCAATTCGTCCGTCAGCTCTGCGACCGGCTTGAAGTCGAACTGGTCGTCGGGCAAACGCGCCTCACGGCAGGCGCGAATCTCGAAGAACGGGCGCGCGAACTCCGCCACGCCTTCCTTAAGCGAGTCGCTGATCGGCTTGACGCCAGTCTTATCGCGCTGGCCCATCAGGCGGATGATCAGGCCGAGACCGTGCTGATGCGTTTGCTGCGTGGCGCAGGCGTCGCCGGACTCAGCGCGATGAAGGAGGCTGGTCCGGGGCGTCTCTGGCGGCCTCTGTTGACGGTCAAGCGCGCGGCGCTCGTGGCGTACCTCGATCAAATCGGTGCGGCCTGGACGACCGACTCGAGTAACGCTTCGCGACTGATTTTGCGCAATCGAATCCGTCACACGCTGCTCCCGATGCTCGAGCGGGATTTCGCCCCAGGCCTTGCTGAACGCTTGACCGAACTGGCCGCGGAAATGCGCGCGCTCGATGGCTTTATCACTGACGCGGCGCGCACTGAACTCGCTTCGCGCCGCGCTGGCGAAGGGCTGACCGTCCTTGGTTTCGGCGACCTCGATTTCGCACTCGCCGACGCAACGCTGAGAGAATTTCTGCGCGAACGGCTGAGTGGCTTGCGGCACATCTCCCGCGACCATATCGAGATGATGCGTGGGCTGTGCAGCGGTGCGAACCCCAGCGGCCGCGTGGTGCTCCCCGGCGGATGGCGTCTCCGGCGCCAATACGACTTCGCCGAACTCGAACGGACAGCTCCGCCGGCCCCGCTGCGCGGACTGACAGAGCCGATCCAACTCGCCTGTTGCGGCCGGACCGAAGTCGGAGCGAGCGGCTTCATCTTCGAGGCCCGTCTGCTCGACCTCGGGACGGATGGGCCGGTTCCGCTACCGGCTGATCCCATGGAAGCGCTCTTCGATACCGCTCAACTTCGCGGACCGCTTTGGGTGCGGAGCTTTCGCGCTGGCGATCGGATTTCACCGCACGGGATGACAGGTAGCCGCAAAGTTCAGGAGCTGTTCGTTGATCGTAAGCTTCCGCGCGACCTGCGCGCAGTCTGGCCGCTGGTCACGAGCGGCGAAACCATCGTGTGGATTCCGGGAATCGTGCGCAGCCGCAGCGCGCTCATCACGTTCGCCCATCAGGAAATCCCGGCAGGTAGAAAAGTCCTGCATCTGCGCGCACTTTCGACGAGGCGACGCGAAATCACGTCGTTGCTTAAAAATCCAGCTACATGCTAG
- a CDS encoding gamma-butyrobetaine hydroxylase-like domain-containing protein, which produces MSPKASPKIRSLNHVGRYALGVNWADGHDSIFPLESLRRYCPCNACGGRLDGEIPAASQRLTQFARLGDAAVYAEWVDGHETLYTTLQLRDLCRCARCVAEPERPITG; this is translated from the coding sequence ATGTCGCCCAAAGCTTCACCAAAAATTCGCAGCCTAAATCACGTCGGCCGCTATGCGCTCGGCGTCAACTGGGCGGACGGCCACGACAGCATCTTCCCGCTCGAAAGTCTGCGCCGCTATTGTCCGTGCAACGCCTGCGGCGGCCGCCTCGACGGCGAGATTCCCGCAGCGAGTCAGCGCCTGACCCAGTTCGCCCGCCTCGGCGACGCCGCGGTCTATGCCGAGTGGGTTGACGGTCACGAGACCCTCTACACCACGCTCCAGTTGCGCGATCTCTGCCGATGCGCCCGCTGCGTCGCCGAACCCGAGCGTCCGATCACCGGCTAG
- a CDS encoding CcmD family protein, with the protein MKHFNYLLAAYSVIFVTIFLYVGFIRTRQSRLEEALRAMETKLAALENELAQRASAPPH; encoded by the coding sequence ATGAAACACTTTAATTATCTGCTCGCCGCCTACAGCGTCATCTTCGTGACGATTTTTCTCTACGTCGGGTTCATCCGCACGCGGCAGTCGCGGCTCGAAGAGGCGCTGCGTGCGATGGAGACCAAACTGGCGGCGTTGGAAAATGAGTTGGCGCAGCGCGCTTCGGCGCCGCCTCACTAA
- a CDS encoding lysophospholipid acyltransferase family protein, with product MEHDAELTGGAAAPRTGVVPRVWGGIATILSVVYTAILLAAAALVARFKRGHYVSPLMRLWAWLIFHTCAISAEVEGLEHLRGLGSFILISNHQSLFDIIAIVHLLPCEVRFVAKQELRRVPLLGYVLARSGNIMIERQSGGRAIRRAVAATRDGYSIAVFAEGRRSSDNRVHEFSDGGAWLALATGRPCVPLAISGTLAMMPRGARFALAGRRIRLAFGQPIATAELRSADRARLSAQLERSVRELFRSEV from the coding sequence ATGGAGCATGACGCCGAGCTGACTGGCGGCGCGGCCGCACCGCGCACCGGAGTTGTGCCGCGAGTCTGGGGCGGGATCGCGACGATCCTGTCGGTCGTCTATACGGCGATTCTGCTCGCCGCAGCGGCGCTGGTCGCGCGCTTCAAGCGGGGACATTACGTCTCGCCCCTGATGCGCCTGTGGGCCTGGCTGATCTTCCATACCTGCGCGATCAGTGCGGAGGTTGAGGGGCTCGAACATCTGCGCGGCCTTGGCTCATTTATCCTGATCTCGAACCATCAGAGTTTGTTCGACATCATCGCGATTGTTCACCTGCTGCCGTGCGAGGTGCGCTTCGTCGCCAAGCAGGAGCTCAGGCGGGTGCCGCTGCTCGGTTACGTGTTGGCGCGTTCGGGCAATATCATGATCGAGCGGCAAAGCGGCGGACGGGCGATTCGTCGCGCGGTGGCGGCGACGCGCGACGGTTACAGTATCGCGGTTTTTGCCGAGGGGCGGCGCTCAAGCGACAATCGGGTGCATGAGTTCAGCGACGGCGGCGCGTGGCTGGCGCTCGCGACCGGGCGGCCGTGCGTGCCACTGGCGATCAGCGGGACGCTCGCCATGATGCCGCGCGGGGCGCGCTTCGCGCTGGCGGGGCGGCGGATCCGTCTGGCCTTCGGCCAGCCGATCGCGACTGCGGAGCTGCGCAGCGCCGACCGCGCTCGGCTCAGCGCACAGCTCGAGAGGTCGGTACGGGAGTTATTCCGCAGCGAAGTTTGA
- the ftsH gene encoding ATP-dependent zinc metalloprotease FtsH, protein MVMNQVSRNIALWLVVVLMAALLFKFFSSTQQHSPEIIFSDFLNDVDNRNVTEVTIQGNQIKGETSDGQHFSTYAPSDPDLVKTLRDKGVKIAAKPADGDPWWMVLLVQWFPMLLLVGVWIFFMRQMQIGGGKAMSFGKSRAKLLTENTHKVTFADVAGIDEAKDELEEIIQFLKDPKRFTRLGGRIPKGVLLVGPPGTGKTLLARAIAGEAGVPFFSISGSDFVEMFVGVGASRVRDLFVQGKKHAPCIIFIDEIDAVGRHRGAGLGGGHDEREQTLNQLLVEMDGFEANEGVILVAATNRPDVLDPALLRPGRFDRRVVVPRPDVKGREGILKVHVRKVPLADDVDVIKIARSTSGFAGADLENLVNEAALLAARNSKERVGMIDFELAKDKVMMGAERRSMVMSQEERRKVAYHESGHALVATMQLGADPLHKVTIIPRGMALGVTQQLPVDDRYTESRQYLMTTLAVLFGGRVAEQLVFNEMWTGAGNDIERATELARKMVCQWGMSDELGPMTFGRQEEQVFLGRDLGHSKDYSEQTAVEIDREVRRLLSQAYDTAKKLLSENVILLHALAERLIDKEVVDGAEVAEMVKAHQEGRPFIPQPAPAVSPSINPPTQPRDKPRAVEEDVPVAGPLHPKPSLA, encoded by the coding sequence ATGGTAATGAATCAGGTTTCACGCAACATCGCGCTGTGGCTGGTAGTCGTGCTGATGGCGGCGCTGCTGTTCAAATTCTTCAGCAGCACTCAGCAGCATTCGCCTGAAATAATCTTCTCCGACTTCCTCAACGACGTCGATAATCGCAACGTCACCGAGGTTACGATTCAGGGCAATCAGATTAAGGGCGAAACCTCCGACGGTCAGCATTTCAGTACCTATGCGCCGAGCGATCCGGACCTCGTCAAGACCCTGCGCGACAAGGGGGTCAAGATTGCGGCCAAGCCGGCCGACGGCGATCCGTGGTGGATGGTGTTGCTGGTGCAATGGTTCCCGATGCTGCTGCTGGTCGGCGTCTGGATCTTCTTCATGCGGCAGATGCAGATTGGTGGCGGCAAAGCGATGTCTTTCGGGAAAAGCCGCGCCAAGCTGCTGACCGAAAACACCCACAAAGTCACCTTTGCCGATGTCGCCGGAATCGACGAGGCCAAGGACGAGCTCGAAGAGATCATTCAGTTTCTGAAAGATCCGAAACGCTTCACCCGTCTCGGCGGAAGGATTCCTAAAGGCGTCCTGCTGGTCGGACCACCGGGTACCGGCAAAACTTTGCTGGCCCGCGCGATCGCAGGTGAGGCCGGCGTGCCCTTCTTCTCGATTTCGGGCTCGGATTTCGTCGAGATGTTCGTCGGGGTTGGCGCGTCACGCGTCCGCGATCTTTTCGTGCAGGGCAAGAAACATGCCCCCTGCATCATTTTTATCGACGAGATCGACGCCGTCGGACGCCATCGCGGGGCTGGCCTGGGCGGTGGTCACGACGAGCGCGAGCAGACGCTTAACCAGTTGCTGGTCGAGATGGACGGCTTCGAGGCCAACGAGGGCGTCATACTTGTGGCAGCGACGAATCGTCCCGACGTCCTTGATCCCGCGCTGCTGCGGCCTGGCCGTTTCGACCGCCGCGTAGTCGTGCCGCGTCCCGACGTCAAGGGGCGCGAGGGAATCCTCAAAGTCCACGTGCGCAAAGTGCCGCTTGCCGACGACGTCGACGTGATCAAGATCGCCCGTTCGACCTCAGGTTTCGCGGGCGCCGACCTCGAGAATCTGGTGAATGAGGCAGCCCTGCTGGCGGCGCGGAATTCGAAGGAACGAGTCGGCATGATCGACTTCGAGCTCGCCAAAGACAAAGTCATGATGGGCGCCGAACGGCGCTCGATGGTAATGTCGCAGGAGGAGCGGCGCAAGGTCGCCTATCACGAATCCGGGCACGCGCTGGTCGCCACCATGCAGTTGGGCGCGGATCCCCTGCACAAGGTCACGATCATTCCGCGCGGGATGGCCCTGGGCGTCACGCAGCAGCTACCTGTGGACGATCGTTATACCGAATCGCGGCAATATCTGATGACCACCTTGGCTGTGCTCTTTGGCGGGCGGGTCGCGGAGCAGCTCGTCTTCAACGAGATGTGGACGGGAGCCGGCAACGATATCGAGCGCGCGACGGAACTGGCGCGCAAGATGGTCTGTCAATGGGGCATGAGCGACGAACTCGGTCCGATGACCTTCGGCCGCCAGGAGGAACAGGTCTTTCTCGGCCGCGATCTCGGTCACAGCAAGGACTACTCGGAGCAAACCGCCGTCGAAATCGATCGCGAGGTGCGGCGCTTGCTGAGCCAGGCCTACGACACGGCGAAAAAACTCCTCAGCGAAAACGTAATACTGCTCCACGCTCTCGCCGAGCGCTTGATCGACAAAGAAGTTGTGGACGGCGCGGAAGTTGCCGAAATGGTCAAAGCTCATCAGGAGGGCCGTCCGTTCATACCGCAGCCGGCGCCCGCGGTGAGTCCATCGATAAATCCGCCGACTCAGCCGCGTGACAAACCACGCGCCGTAGAAGAAGACGTTCCGGTCGCCGGCCCGCTCCATCCCAAACCCTCGCTCGCCTGA
- the ccsA gene encoding cytochrome c biogenesis protein CcsA — MTHRTALRAGAPALALMLVALWMVFAWVPTEADQGIVQRIFYFHVACAWVAFVAFALVAVCGIFYLWLGQAIFDQLGYAAAEGGMIFCTLVLITGSIWARPIWGVWWTWDSRLTTTLILWLLYGGYLMLRAMSDDTPQTARFAAVLGIVATVDVPVIIVSVRMWRTIHPAVLVTRSGGHGLEDPRMVITLLVAVAAFTALFIWLLMLRVATVRASARLGRLGQALAMASAAVQDLNP, encoded by the coding sequence ATGACCCACCGCACTGCTCTCCGCGCCGGAGCGCCGGCGCTCGCCCTAATGCTCGTGGCGCTGTGGATGGTCTTCGCGTGGGTCCCGACCGAGGCCGACCAGGGCATCGTCCAGCGCATCTTCTATTTTCACGTCGCCTGCGCCTGGGTAGCTTTCGTCGCCTTCGCGCTCGTCGCGGTCTGCGGAATTTTCTACCTCTGGCTTGGCCAGGCGATCTTCGATCAGCTTGGCTACGCCGCGGCTGAAGGCGGCATGATCTTCTGCACGCTCGTACTGATCACCGGCTCGATCTGGGCGCGGCCCATCTGGGGTGTCTGGTGGACGTGGGATTCGCGGCTGACCACGACGCTGATTCTCTGGCTGCTCTATGGTGGTTACCTGATGCTGCGCGCGATGAGCGACGATACGCCGCAAACCGCGCGCTTCGCCGCCGTGCTCGGGATCGTCGCCACCGTCGACGTTCCGGTGATAATCGTCTCGGTGCGGATGTGGCGCACGATCCATCCGGCCGTGCTGGTGACGCGGAGCGGCGGCCATGGACTCGAAGATCCGCGTATGGTCATCACACTGCTGGTCGCCGTCGCTGCCTTTACGGCGCTGTTCATTTGGCTGCTGATGCTGCGCGTCGCGACGGTGCGGGCGAGCGCGCGGCTGGGTCGCCTCGGGCAGGCGCTTGCGATGGCCTCGGCCGCGGTGCAGGACCTGAATCCGTAG
- a CDS encoding DNA-3-methyladenine glycosylase I: protein MSYCTIAPGHPLHGPYHEREYGFPIADDDALFERLVLEINQAGLSWLTILAKRANFRAAYNHFAIARVAKYGERDRARLLADAGIVRNRLKVDATIVNARRIIELQQSHGSFARWLAAQHPLAKPEWVKLFKKTFNFTGGEITGEFLLSIGYLPGAHDESCPVFAKIACLQPPWKRARH from the coding sequence ATGTCGTACTGCACGATCGCGCCCGGCCATCCGCTCCACGGGCCCTATCACGAGCGCGAATACGGATTTCCGATCGCGGACGACGATGCGCTCTTCGAGCGCCTCGTGCTGGAGATCAATCAGGCTGGCCTCTCCTGGCTGACGATCCTGGCCAAGCGCGCAAATTTTCGCGCTGCGTACAACCACTTCGCGATCGCGCGTGTGGCCAAATACGGCGAGCGGGACCGCGCGCGACTCCTTGCCGACGCCGGCATCGTCCGTAACCGGCTCAAGGTTGACGCCACGATCGTAAACGCGCGCCGGATCATCGAACTCCAGCAAAGCCACGGCTCTTTCGCGCGATGGCTGGCGGCGCAGCATCCGCTCGCCAAACCCGAGTGGGTCAAGCTGTTCAAAAAGACCTTCAATTTCACCGGCGGCGAAATTACCGGCGAATTTCTTCTCAGCATCGGCTACTTGCCGGGCGCGCATGACGAGAGCTGTCCGGTCTTCGCAAAGATCGCGTGCCTCCAGCCGCCCTGGAAGCGTGCGCGCCACTAG
- a CDS encoding flavin reductase family protein, which yields MDENAKKKGLRMIPYGLQILGARHGDKSTVATINWTTQASFAPPLVVIGVKTDSTAHELVKQSKKFTLSMLGAGQKDLAFAFFKHVDPKDGKFGTYAYKDGANGCPIITDAPAAVECDVVSFIEKGDHSIVIGQVTEAHLNKESDPLTLKECGVNYGG from the coding sequence ATGGACGAAAATGCCAAGAAAAAAGGGCTGCGGATGATCCCCTATGGGCTGCAGATTCTCGGCGCCCGTCACGGTGATAAATCCACCGTCGCGACGATCAACTGGACCACGCAGGCGAGCTTCGCGCCGCCGCTCGTGGTGATCGGCGTGAAGACCGATTCCACCGCGCATGAGCTGGTCAAGCAATCGAAGAAGTTCACGCTCTCGATGCTCGGCGCGGGGCAGAAGGATTTGGCGTTTGCCTTCTTCAAGCACGTCGATCCGAAGGACGGCAAATTCGGCACCTACGCTTACAAGGACGGCGCCAACGGCTGCCCGATTATCACGGACGCGCCGGCCGCGGTCGAATGCGACGTCGTCAGCTTCATCGAAAAGGGCGACCACAGTATCGTGATCGGGCAGGTGACCGAAGCGCATCTCAACAAAGAGAGCGATCCGCTCACGCTCAAAGAGTGCGGGGTTAACTACGGCGGGTGA
- a CDS encoding heme exporter protein CcmB, whose product MGAFAAILRKDLSLELRAGESLLTLIGLSLLIIVAMVFALSPVGGVRDAETAAGALWVALLFAGTMGAARTLLAERDNGCLAALLMSPADRATIFCAKLAAAFSFMAIAEIAAVAILVLFFNLALDARVIHLAPSLVLGALGFAALATLLAAISGRVRTGDLLLPILAVPLFAPALIAGVKAGGAALAGAPFSVSTPWLKLLAAFDVLFLSAGWLLFEYVIVEH is encoded by the coding sequence ATGGGCGCTTTCGCTGCGATTCTGCGCAAAGACCTAAGCCTCGAACTCCGCGCCGGCGAGAGTCTCCTCACGCTGATCGGCCTGTCACTGCTCATCATCGTGGCGATGGTCTTCGCGCTGAGTCCGGTCGGCGGGGTGCGCGACGCCGAGACCGCGGCCGGCGCGCTGTGGGTCGCCCTGCTCTTCGCCGGGACGATGGGCGCCGCGCGCACCCTGCTCGCCGAGCGCGACAACGGCTGCCTCGCGGCGCTGCTGATGAGCCCGGCCGATCGCGCGACGATCTTTTGCGCCAAGCTCGCCGCGGCCTTCAGCTTCATGGCGATCGCGGAAATCGCCGCGGTCGCGATCCTCGTGCTCTTCTTCAACCTCGCGCTCGACGCCCGCGTCATCCATCTCGCCCCGTCGCTTGTCCTCGGCGCGCTGGGCTTCGCCGCGCTGGCGACGCTGCTCGCGGCAATCTCCGGCCGCGTGCGCACGGGCGACCTTCTGCTGCCGATCCTTGCGGTTCCGCTCTTCGCGCCCGCGCTCATTGCCGGCGTCAAAGCCGGCGGGGCGGCGCTCGCCGGCGCCCCGTTCAGCGTGAGCACTCCGTGGCTCAAGCTGCTCGCCGCCTTCGATGTGCTATTCCTGAGTGCGGGCTGGCTTCTGTTCGAGTACGTGATTGTCGAGCACTAG
- a CDS encoding J domain-containing protein has translation MEFRDYYKTLGVERSATAAQIKGAFRKLARKHHPDVNPNNKEAERRFKEINEAYQVLSDPDKRKKYDELGADWERGAPQDEVFRRYARAGGSGGGPTFQAGEAGGFSDFFERFFGGLGGNFDARGGGQEFTFEGADGRPARRSGKAADLAAEATIPLRDALEGGKRRLEIAATVECDACGGTGMRVRQERRGNTRIMRPAEPCEKCGGAGVIQERRTLEITIPAGMADGGRMRLKGQGGKGARAELNGDLFITIHVDPGPSFTLHGRDVRCLLPVWDYEAALGAEVTAPAPTGRISLKIPAGSQSGRVMRLRGKGLPARAKDPAGDLLYELRVLAPTDLTDGERDLMRQLAEQRRARGVPDPRSELLGG, from the coding sequence ATGGAATTTCGCGATTACTACAAAACTCTCGGCGTCGAGCGCAGCGCGACCGCGGCCCAGATCAAAGGCGCCTTCCGCAAACTCGCCCGCAAGCATCATCCGGACGTCAACCCGAACAACAAGGAAGCCGAACGGCGCTTCAAGGAAATTAACGAGGCTTACCAGGTCCTCAGCGATCCTGATAAGCGCAAGAAATACGACGAATTAGGGGCGGATTGGGAGCGTGGGGCGCCGCAGGACGAGGTCTTCCGCCGCTATGCGCGGGCCGGCGGCAGCGGCGGCGGGCCGACCTTCCAGGCGGGCGAGGCTGGCGGCTTCAGCGACTTTTTCGAGCGCTTCTTTGGCGGTCTGGGCGGCAACTTCGACGCGCGCGGCGGCGGTCAGGAGTTCACCTTCGAAGGCGCTGACGGTCGTCCGGCGCGGCGCTCGGGCAAAGCCGCGGATCTCGCGGCCGAGGCCACGATCCCGCTGCGCGACGCCCTCGAGGGCGGAAAACGGCGGCTCGAAATCGCCGCCACCGTCGAGTGCGACGCCTGCGGCGGCACGGGTATGCGCGTCCGGCAGGAGCGGCGCGGCAACACCCGTATCATGCGCCCGGCTGAACCCTGCGAAAAATGCGGCGGCGCCGGCGTAATTCAAGAGCGCCGCACGCTCGAAATCACCATCCCGGCCGGCATGGCCGACGGCGGCCGGATGCGTCTCAAGGGTCAGGGCGGAAAGGGGGCGCGCGCCGAGCTCAATGGCGATCTTTTCATCACGATCCACGTCGATCCGGGGCCGAGCTTCACGCTCCACGGCCGCGACGTCCGCTGCCTCCTGCCGGTCTGGGATTATGAGGCGGCGCTGGGCGCGGAGGTCACTGCCCCGGCTCCGACCGGCAGAATCTCGCTCAAGATTCCGGCGGGCAGCCAGAGCGGCCGCGTGATGCGGCTGCGGGGCAAGGGCTTGCCTGCCCGCGCCAAGGACCCGGCCGGTGATCTGCTCTACGAACTGCGCGTGCTCGCGCCCACCGATCTTACCGACGGCGAACGCGATCTGATGCGTCAGCTTGCTGAACAGCGGCGCGCGCGCGGCGTGCCCGATCCGCGCAGCGAGCTGCTCGGAGGGTAA